Below is a window of Christensenella minuta DNA.
TCCGCAACTTCAAAGATTTCATCCATCAAATGAGAAATATAAATAATAGCTACGCCGCGTTCTTTCAGTCGGAAGATGATCTTTTGCAGCCGGATCACTTCTTCCCTGGAGAGCGACGACGTCGGTTCATCCATGATGATGACCCTCGCGTTTTCCGCCACTACCTTGATAATCGATACAATCTGCCGGTAAGAGATCGGCAGGCTGTCAAGCCTTGCCCGGGGATCGATATCGAATTCAAGATCATCAATGACCTCCTGCGCCTTGTCATACATTGTTTTCCAGTCAATGGCACCGCTCTTCGAGGTGCTGCGCGCACCCAGCATGATGTTTTCCGCCACAGAGATCGCCGGTACGAGCGCAAGTTCCTGCGGGATAATCGTTATGCCGTTTTTGCGGGCGATCTGGATATTGTAATCGTCCATCACTTTGCCGTCGATCTCAATTGTCCCGCCGTTTTTTTGATGGACGCCCATCAATACATTGACCAGCGTGGATTTTCCCGCGCCGTTTTCACCCATCAGCGCCAGTATTTCCCCCCGCCGGAGCTTGAGGTCGACCTTTTTTAAAACAGGTACGCCGGAAAAACCTTTTTCGATTCCCGTCATATTGACGATATAATTGTTTTCCATTCTGCTTCTCCCATTCCTTTGTCCTGGGCGGTACGCTGCACCGCCCAGGACGTCAAGTTCTTTTTTATAACTCCGTGGGAAGTTTATAATCTCCGTATTTTTCAAGGAACGCCGTCGCGTCTTCCTTGAATTCGGCAATGTTGTCCTTCGTGACGGGCAGTACCGGGATCGCTTCGATCTCCGGCGTTTCTTCGCCGTTGATCGCCCTGATCGTTTCATAGACCGACATATATCCCATCGCATAAGGGAACTGCGTCACTCCGCCCTTAATTGCCGAGCCCTGTTCGATCGCGGCTGCTACTTCGTCCTCAATGTCATAGCTGACGATGGCCACCTGATCCTGCATACCTGCCGTCGTAACCGCGGAAAGACAGCCGATGGCCGGGTCACCCTGCGAACAGAATATGCCTACCAGGTCCGGATAATTTGTTAGCATGGGAGTGATTTTATTGAGGGTATCTTCACGCGTCCCATCCTGCTCGATCGAGCCCACCAGTTCAAGATTGGAATCGGCAATCGAATCCTCAAAGCCTTTATACCGGTCGTCCATCGCAACCGAGCTGTAGTTGAATTTTGTCATCATAATTTTCCCGCCCTCCGGGATAAGCTGTTTCATCAGCTCGCCTGCCGCGTAGCCGCCGTTGTAATTATCGGATGTTACCGTAGAAGCTGCGAGGTCTGTTTTATCCGGAACCGTATCGACTGCCACCATCGGGATGTCCGCTTCCTGTGCACGGGAGAGGCAGCCCGTGATCGCCGAGCTGTCTACCGTCTCCAGCACCAGCCCCGAATAACCCTGGGAAATAAACGTCTGGGTAAGGCTCAA
It encodes the following:
- a CDS encoding sugar ABC transporter substrate-binding protein, which encodes MKRTVKRILLVAMAALLCLGVFAGCAGTKDIKIGAMPADSNISFFQELAKGMEAAGEAFGVTVDIQYTGRDIEKELSLTQTFISQGYSGLVLETVDSSAITGCLSRAQEADIPMVAVDTVPDKTDLAASTVTSDNYNGGYAAGELMKQLIPEGGKIMMTKFNYSSVAMDDRYKGFEDSIADSNLELVGSIEQDGTREDTLNKITPMLTNYPDLVGIFCSQGDPAIGCLSAVTTAGMQDQVAIVSYDIEDEVAAAIEQGSAIKGGVTQFPYAMGYMSVYETIRAINGEETPEIEAIPVLPVTKDNIAEFKEDATAFLEKYGDYKLPTEL